One genomic segment of Pedobacter endophyticus includes these proteins:
- a CDS encoding tetratricopeptide repeat protein, translating into MNRLILSFLLMVSLGAKAQIFLQGQQMGPDDTALAVQYYQDGEFEKAAVILERLFARPNNENYFDLYFSTLTKLKRYDVAEKIAKKAIKQHPENDAYAIALGKLYQEKGDVQQANRIFNDMIAKLPKDEFKIRNLANNFYRYENYELAVQTFKHGRRLLGNDQLFTFELLNIYRFKKDKPMLMQEYLDAIETMPQLLPQAEAVLAAIFDDKSDYQTFQTAILRKIQKAPDTEAYIQLLTWNYIQQQEFDMALRQLIAFDKRTKADGGTLFDAIYTFSENGAYEAAIKGYEYLLTKGKDNQYYLPSKIEMLNTKYSIQTAGKYNSADLQLLAKDYEGLLDENGKNKNTLFAIKKLANLYAYYLKQAPRAEKGLEDALQIPGINQQDVGQLKLDLGDIFILTNQPWEAFLVYEQVTKQFEGQPIGNEARFRSARLSFYQGNFEYSNAQCLVLKAATSQLIANDALNLSLLISDNIQTPADSNALKMYADAEMLVFRNLPTEAIAKLDSISIAFPDNGLTDAVLMSKARILIKSSDYQKAADILKKVSEVFKDGIWTDDALFTLGDLYEKKLNDSNQAKLYFQKLITDYPGSMFSAEARKRFRNLRGDGV; encoded by the coding sequence ATGAATCGCTTAATCCTCAGTTTCTTGTTAATGGTATCCTTAGGGGCGAAGGCACAGATATTCCTTCAGGGTCAACAAATGGGGCCCGACGATACTGCGCTGGCTGTTCAATATTATCAAGATGGGGAATTTGAAAAGGCGGCTGTAATTTTAGAGCGGCTATTTGCCAGGCCTAATAATGAGAACTATTTCGATTTATATTTTAGCACCCTTACGAAGCTGAAAAGGTACGATGTTGCAGAAAAAATTGCAAAAAAGGCGATAAAACAACATCCCGAGAACGACGCCTATGCTATTGCCCTGGGCAAACTTTACCAGGAAAAAGGCGATGTGCAGCAAGCAAACAGGATTTTTAATGACATGATTGCTAAACTTCCAAAAGATGAGTTTAAGATCAGGAATTTGGCGAATAATTTTTACCGATATGAAAATTATGAGCTGGCTGTTCAAACCTTTAAACACGGGCGAAGGCTTTTAGGTAACGACCAACTGTTTACTTTTGAGCTGCTGAATATTTATCGCTTTAAGAAAGATAAGCCGATGCTGATGCAGGAATACCTCGATGCCATTGAAACCATGCCGCAGTTGTTGCCACAGGCAGAAGCTGTGCTGGCAGCGATTTTTGACGATAAATCTGATTATCAGACTTTTCAAACCGCCATTTTGCGCAAGATTCAAAAAGCCCCCGATACGGAAGCTTACATTCAGCTGCTAACGTGGAACTACATTCAACAGCAGGAATTTGACATGGCCCTGCGCCAGCTTATTGCTTTTGATAAAAGGACAAAGGCCGATGGCGGCACTTTATTTGATGCCATTTACACCTTTAGCGAAAATGGTGCATACGAAGCCGCAATTAAAGGGTACGAATATTTGCTAACCAAGGGGAAAGACAATCAATACTATCTTCCATCAAAAATCGAGATGCTGAACACGAAATACAGCATCCAAACGGCGGGAAAGTATAACAGCGCCGACCTGCAGCTTTTGGCCAAAGATTACGAAGGCTTACTTGATGAAAACGGGAAAAACAAAAACACGCTTTTTGCCATTAAGAAACTGGCAAATTTATATGCTTATTACCTGAAACAAGCGCCTAGGGCGGAAAAGGGTTTGGAGGATGCTTTACAAATTCCGGGCATAAATCAGCAAGATGTAGGACAGTTGAAGCTCGATTTGGGCGATATCTTTATTTTAACCAATCAGCCGTGGGAAGCCTTTTTGGTTTACGAACAGGTAACCAAGCAGTTTGAGGGCCAGCCAATAGGTAACGAAGCCCGCTTTAGAAGCGCCAGGCTCTCTTTTTACCAGGGTAATTTCGAATATAGCAATGCGCAATGTTTGGTTTTGAAGGCCGCAACCTCGCAATTAATTGCAAATGATGCATTGAATTTGAGTTTATTAATTTCTGATAATATCCAAACTCCTGCCGATAGCAATGCGTTAAAAATGTATGCCGATGCCGAAATGTTGGTGTTCAGGAACTTGCCTACAGAGGCCATTGCGAAGCTGGACAGCATTTCGATCGCTTTTCCGGATAATGGATTAACGGATGCGGTATTGATGAGCAAGGCCAGGATTTTGATCAAATCAAGCGATTATCAAAAGGCCGCCGATATCTTAAAAAAGGTTTCCGAAGTTTTTAAGGATGGGATTTGGACGGATGACGCCCTTTTTACCCTCGGCGATTTGTACGAGAAGAAATTAAATGATAGTAACCAGGCGAAGCTTTATTTTCAGAAATTAATTACCGATTATCCCGGCAGTATGTTTAGTGCCGAAGCGAGAAAAAGATTTAGGAACTTACGGGGCGATGGAGTTTAA
- a CDS encoding S9 family peptidase → MLKRIFLFVIVALTWACKGTSNTEDIPIDDFFKTQDKAYYRISPDGKSLSYLKLQDKKLDLFVEDIASGSSVQITHLKEKSISFYFWTSNNELIYYTEDESKERRSDIFVINKNGTKQVQLSSNEKSRLQVIEDQLIDDKYIIVASNKRDSTVFDVYRLNVRDGKMDIAAKNPGNITEWITDNKGVLKIAVASDGVNETLMYRENESQKFSPVITNNFQTTLQPIAFSEEQKNVLYAISNVNRDKNALVALDLKTGKEKQVLFANDTLNVVDAKYSRTQKKMLFVTCETWKKEKFYLDDSTRLTYSKIDKFLPGTEWRIIDKDKMDDVFVVRSFTDKNPGSYYLYTTKDNKFKKLTDINPSIKQELMCAMKPISFKSADSLTINGYLTLPLSKKPKNLPVVVLPHNGPGGRNGWGYNAEVQFLASRGYAVLQVNYRGSTGYGKAFYAAGFKQWDDKIQSDVNDGVRWLISQKIANPKKIAIYGNGFGGYLALNCLYKNPDLYKCGGSNSGVINLFSYLKTIPPFLKSNLQMYYEIVGNPITDTEYMRFASPVFHADRFESPVFIAQNIKDPRVNVAEGVQFIKELTKRNVPVTYIEKEEGPNPVMRQQGRKVLYKALEEFLHQNLSKR, encoded by the coding sequence ATGTTAAAAAGGATTTTTCTATTTGTTATAGTGGCTTTAACCTGGGCTTGCAAAGGCACCAGTAATACAGAAGATATTCCTATTGACGACTTTTTTAAAACCCAAGACAAAGCCTATTATCGCATATCTCCGGATGGAAAAAGCCTCTCGTACCTAAAGCTGCAGGATAAAAAACTCGATCTTTTTGTTGAGGATATCGCCTCTGGAAGTAGTGTTCAAATTACCCACCTGAAAGAAAAGAGCATCAGCTTTTATTTCTGGACAAGCAATAACGAGTTGATTTATTACACTGAGGATGAATCGAAGGAAAGAAGGTCTGATATCTTTGTAATCAACAAAAATGGAACGAAACAGGTGCAGTTGAGCTCGAACGAAAAAAGCAGGCTGCAGGTGATCGAAGATCAGCTAATTGACGATAAATATATCATCGTAGCCTCGAACAAACGCGACTCTACAGTGTTTGATGTTTACCGGTTAAATGTTCGCGATGGCAAAATGGACATTGCTGCAAAAAACCCCGGCAATATTACAGAGTGGATTACAGATAATAAAGGCGTTTTAAAGATTGCCGTAGCCAGCGACGGAGTAAATGAAACCCTGATGTACCGCGAAAATGAGAGCCAAAAATTTTCGCCGGTAATTACCAACAATTTCCAGACCACGCTTCAACCAATTGCATTTTCTGAGGAACAAAAAAACGTACTTTACGCGATATCAAATGTTAACCGCGACAAAAACGCCTTGGTTGCGCTGGATTTGAAAACAGGAAAAGAAAAACAGGTGCTTTTTGCAAACGACACGCTGAATGTGGTGGATGCAAAGTATTCTCGCACGCAAAAAAAGATGCTCTTTGTAACCTGCGAAACGTGGAAAAAAGAAAAGTTTTATCTTGATGACAGCACCAGGCTAACCTACTCTAAAATAGATAAGTTTTTGCCGGGCACCGAGTGGCGCATTATCGACAAAGATAAAATGGACGACGTTTTTGTGGTGCGGTCTTTTACCGATAAAAACCCGGGCTCGTATTACTTGTACACCACAAAGGATAACAAGTTTAAGAAACTAACCGATATTAACCCGTCTATTAAGCAGGAACTAATGTGCGCCATGAAGCCCATCAGTTTTAAAAGCGCCGATAGCTTAACCATAAACGGTTACCTGACTTTGCCGCTTTCTAAAAAGCCAAAAAATTTGCCTGTTGTTGTTTTGCCACATAACGGGCCGGGGGGCAGAAACGGTTGGGGCTATAATGCCGAAGTGCAATTTTTGGCCAGTCGCGGTTATGCCGTTCTGCAGGTAAACTACCGCGGATCTACCGGTTATGGAAAGGCGTTTTATGCAGCCGGGTTTAAACAATGGGATGATAAGATACAAAGCGATGTTAACGATGGTGTACGCTGGCTAATCAGTCAAAAAATAGCCAACCCTAAAAAGATCGCCATTTATGGCAATGGCTTTGGTGGCTACCTTGCGCTGAATTGTTTGTACAAAAACCCCGATCTTTATAAATGCGGAGGGTCAAACTCTGGCGTAATTAATTTGTTTAGCTATCTTAAGACAATTCCACCGTTTTTAAAATCGAATTTGCAAATGTATTACGAAATTGTAGGAAATCCGATTACCGATACCGAGTACATGCGCTTTGCGTCGCCGGTTTTCCATGCCGATCGATTTGAATCGCCGGTGTTTATTGCCCAAAATATAAAAGACCCACGGGTAAACGTAGCCGAGGGTGTGCAGTTTATTAAAGAATTAACAAAACGAAATGTTCCTGTAACTTACATTGAAAAAGAAGAAGGACCCAATCCGGTGATGCGGCAGCAAGGTAGAAAAGTATTATACAAAGCGTTAGAAGAGTTTTTACATCAAAATCTAAGTAAGCGATAG
- a CDS encoding sensor histidine kinase, with amino-acid sequence MTLDKKNGYRKNFSLGVTFITLISILFILSLFLAFNYSKKSIENDFVSEKVNVLEQSIKPYNDFFQNKMPEVSYYSGYLDSSIAAKFVDTILLKYPFVSKVTFYDTEIKNKPVKDGINANHLGIGPKAIYQFGRNVNPDSIKLYSEEDTHSFNVGSDFNAMAIKLATFVETLDTASVPSQEELFTNFSIVNSNDRKITYLNIPRGEDLRTYKEMMRHKLNPTPVYQQDLLVFNLEATKIKIINTRPLLYQSIKIEPLTYDPIDTSVEHISTEIALPGAFSDFKLYLVSSKSYIKKEIFIYFMPIALVLLLVYGVLLLVAFLIYRNLNINSKMFKLQYDFVNNLTHEFKTPVSVIKIAGNNIKSASALSKREQQLYGKILDEEADKLNRLMNKLLAFTQIENKAIKLNEEEVNIVDFIESTIESHTLKHPDFKITYEVVGFKTFITDPVLLGSLFDNLAENAYKYSKPENKRLHITAKLIKGFLVFRFTDKGIGIPSSELNNIFKKFFRIQNEYNQMGSVGLGLAFCKELINFMEGEISVKSKVDMGTEFKIVLPYNNKLER; translated from the coding sequence ATGACCCTGGATAAGAAAAACGGTTACCGTAAAAATTTCTCGCTTGGCGTTACCTTTATTACCCTCATTTCGATATTGTTTATTTTATCGCTGTTTTTGGCGTTTAATTACAGTAAAAAATCAATTGAAAATGATTTCGTTTCCGAAAAAGTAAACGTATTAGAGCAAAGCATAAAGCCCTACAACGATTTCTTTCAAAACAAAATGCCCGAGGTTTCTTATTACAGTGGCTATCTCGATTCGTCAATAGCGGCCAAGTTTGTCGATACCATCCTCTTAAAATATCCATTTGTATCGAAGGTTACCTTTTACGATACCGAAATAAAAAACAAGCCGGTTAAAGATGGCATAAATGCAAACCACCTCGGCATTGGCCCGAAAGCCATTTATCAGTTTGGCAGAAACGTGAATCCCGATTCGATAAAACTCTATTCGGAAGAAGATACCCATTCGTTTAATGTTGGGAGCGATTTTAATGCAATGGCCATTAAACTGGCTACTTTTGTTGAAACGCTCGATACGGCCTCCGTTCCTTCACAGGAAGAGCTTTTTACCAATTTCTCCATTGTCAATTCGAACGATAGAAAAATCACTTACCTTAACATTCCGCGGGGCGAAGATTTAAGAACCTACAAGGAAATGATGAGGCACAAGCTTAATCCCACTCCGGTTTACCAGCAAGATCTTTTGGTGTTTAATTTAGAAGCAACGAAGATCAAGATTATCAATACCCGGCCGCTACTTTACCAAAGCATCAAAATTGAGCCCTTAACTTACGATCCGATTGATACCTCGGTAGAACATATTAGCACAGAAATTGCCTTGCCCGGCGCTTTCTCCGATTTTAAACTTTACCTCGTTTCCTCAAAATCGTACATTAAAAAAGAGATTTTTATTTACTTCATGCCCATAGCGCTGGTGTTGCTTTTGGTGTATGGCGTTTTACTGTTGGTGGCCTTTCTAATTTATCGTAACTTAAACATCAACAGCAAAATGTTTAAGCTTCAGTACGATTTTGTAAACAATTTAACACACGAATTTAAAACGCCTGTTAGCGTAATTAAAATAGCCGGCAATAATATTAAAAGTGCCAGCGCCCTGAGCAAGCGGGAACAGCAATTGTACGGAAAAATTTTAGATGAAGAAGCCGACAAATTAAACCGGTTGATGAATAAGCTGCTGGCTTTTACGCAGATTGAAAATAAGGCGATAAAGCTGAACGAGGAAGAAGTAAACATTGTAGATTTTATTGAAAGCACCATTGAGTCGCACACGCTGAAGCACCCCGATTTTAAAATCACCTACGAAGTGGTCGGCTTTAAAACTTTTATAACCGACCCGGTGTTGTTGGGAAGCTTGTTCGATAACCTGGCCGAAAATGCCTACAAATACTCTAAGCCAGAAAACAAGCGACTACACATTACCGCAAAGCTAATTAAAGGCTTTTTGGTTTTTCGTTTTACAGATAAGGGAATTGGAATACCATCGTCGGAATTAAACAATATATTTAAAAAGTTTTTCAGAATTCAGAACGAATATAACCAAATGGGAAGCGTTGGCCTCGGTTTGGCATTCTGCAAAGAACTGATTAACTTTATGGAGGGCGAAATTTCGGTAAAAAGTAAAGTAGATATGGGCACCGAATTTAAGATTGTGCTGCCTTATAATAATAAATTGGAACGTTAG
- a CDS encoding response regulator transcription factor: MSKEVKILIVEDDENLRFLVAHRLKAEGYTVLEANDGEAGERMIIADQPDIVLLDWMMPGKQGAEVCESVRKQGFENLVIMMTAKAQDVDKIDAYNFGASDYITKPFNMDVLVAMLESKVKFIVNKDMAEIHRFGNMEHHPNIHTLFRDGKKIELTILENRILLYFLRNPGKVINRDELMLVVWGYNSDVNTRTLDMHIVRLRKKIELNPDNPQLLQTVRGVGYRFNAG, translated from the coding sequence ATGTCAAAAGAAGTAAAAATATTAATTGTAGAAGACGACGAAAACCTTCGCTTTCTTGTGGCGCACCGACTTAAGGCCGAGGGCTACACTGTTTTAGAAGCTAACGATGGCGAGGCAGGTGAAAGAATGATTATTGCCGACCAACCGGATATTGTTCTGCTGGATTGGATGATGCCGGGGAAGCAAGGTGCAGAGGTATGCGAAAGTGTACGCAAGCAAGGTTTCGAAAATCTGGTGATTATGATGACAGCCAAGGCGCAGGATGTTGATAAAATTGATGCCTACAACTTTGGCGCATCAGATTATATTACCAAGCCATTTAACATGGACGTTTTGGTGGCCATGCTCGAAAGTAAAGTCAAATTTATTGTAAATAAAGATATGGCCGAAATTCACCGTTTCGGAAATATGGAGCATCATCCAAATATCCATACCTTGTTTAGAGACGGCAAGAAAATTGAGCTAACTATTCTTGAAAACCGCATTCTGCTTTATTTCTTGCGCAACCCCGGAAAGGTAATCAATCGCGATGAACTGATGTTGGTGGTTTGGGGCTATAACTCTGACGTAAACACACGAACATTAGACATGCACATTGTTCGCTTACGTAAAAAAATAGAATTAAACCCCGATAATCCGCAATTGCTGCAAACAGTTAGAGGCGTAGGTTATCGCTTTAATGCAGGATAA
- the cphA gene encoding cyanophycin synthetase: protein MKILNIQVLRGPNIWSISRKKLIQMRLDLEDMEQRPTNTIEGFSGRIEKLLPSMFTHRCSKGVEGGFFTRVKEGTWMGHVIEHIALEIQTLAGMETGFGRTRQTKTEGIYNVVFSYLEEKVGIYSAEAAVRIAEALIDNREYDLEHDIRRMKEIRELEALGPSTGSIVEEAVSRSIPWIRLNKSSLVQLGYGKNQVRFRATMTEKTSSIAVDIASNKEETKRLLTEAAIPVASGVTISNPDDLEASVKKVGFPLVFKPLDGNHGKGATINVKTLEDAKAAFEYAKTYSRRVIIEKFITGYDFRVLVIDHKVVAAAQRDPAHVIGNGIHTIQELIDKENEDPRRGYGHENVLTEIAVDRDTLDLLAKKEYTLETIPEKGEIVYLKSTANLSTGGTSIDVTDIVHPQNIFICERISRVIGLDICGIDIMAQNLTQPLTENGGVVLEVNAAPGFRMHLAPSEGLPRNVAASVIDMLYPQGKLSQIPIIAVTGTNGKTTTTRLIAHIIRSNGKRVGYTTSDGVYVHNTMLMKGDTTGPVSAEFILKDPTVEFAVLETARGGILRAGLGFNACDIGVITNIQEDHLGLADIHTLDDLTRVKAVVIGAVRRKGWAVLNADNGYCVKIARDARCNVAYFSMDENNPVIKEHCRKGGIAAIYENGFITIKTGDWKLRVDKATHIPLTFGGSVEFMIQNVLAATLAAYLWGYKPEDIRLSLETFIPSAAHTPGRMNVFTFKDFKVLVDFAHNPDGFNGVKSYLQSVEATEHVGIISGTGDRRDEDIIETARIAAQMFDKIYICQEKYLRGRDQQELINLLVTGIKEVDPGKEIIINNKSTECLQDAITHAKKGSYLTILSNTIDNTIQRVTEHLDRELEA, encoded by the coding sequence ATGAAGATATTAAATATACAAGTATTACGCGGGCCAAATATATGGTCGATCAGTAGAAAGAAGCTCATTCAAATGCGATTGGATTTGGAAGATATGGAGCAAAGGCCAACGAATACCATCGAGGGTTTCAGCGGCAGGATTGAGAAGTTGTTGCCAAGCATGTTTACTCACCGGTGTTCGAAAGGGGTTGAGGGTGGTTTTTTTACCCGGGTAAAGGAAGGCACATGGATGGGTCATGTTATTGAGCACATTGCACTCGAAATACAAACGCTCGCCGGCATGGAAACGGGCTTTGGACGTACGCGACAAACGAAAACCGAAGGCATTTATAATGTTGTTTTCAGTTATCTGGAGGAGAAGGTTGGTATTTACTCGGCCGAGGCGGCGGTGCGCATAGCGGAGGCTTTAATTGATAACCGCGAATACGACCTGGAGCACGATATCCGCAGGATGAAAGAAATCCGCGAGCTGGAGGCGTTGGGCCCAAGTACGGGTTCTATTGTGGAAGAAGCGGTGAGCCGGAGCATTCCATGGATTCGCCTGAACAAAAGCTCGCTGGTACAGTTGGGTTACGGAAAGAATCAGGTTCGTTTTAGGGCGACCATGACCGAGAAAACCAGCAGTATAGCGGTAGATATTGCAAGCAATAAAGAGGAAACCAAGCGCTTGTTAACTGAAGCAGCAATTCCGGTGGCTTCTGGCGTTACCATTTCCAATCCCGATGATTTAGAGGCTTCGGTTAAAAAAGTAGGCTTTCCGCTGGTTTTTAAGCCTTTAGACGGTAACCACGGTAAAGGGGCAACCATTAATGTTAAAACATTGGAAGATGCAAAGGCTGCTTTTGAATATGCCAAAACCTATTCTCGCCGCGTCATAATCGAAAAGTTTATCACTGGTTACGATTTCCGTGTGCTGGTAATCGACCATAAAGTGGTGGCCGCGGCACAACGCGATCCGGCCCACGTAATTGGAAATGGCATTCATACCATTCAAGAACTGATTGATAAGGAAAACGAAGATCCACGCCGCGGTTACGGGCACGAAAACGTGCTAACCGAAATTGCTGTAGATCGCGATACGTTGGATTTACTGGCGAAAAAAGAATACACGCTCGAAACGATTCCTGAAAAGGGCGAAATTGTGTATTTAAAATCGACTGCCAACTTAAGCACCGGCGGTACTTCTATTGATGTAACGGATATTGTTCACCCGCAAAATATTTTTATTTGCGAAAGGATTTCGCGGGTTATTGGTTTAGACATTTGCGGTATCGACATCATGGCTCAAAACTTAACGCAGCCCTTAACCGAAAATGGCGGCGTGGTTTTAGAGGTAAACGCGGCACCGGGCTTTAGGATGCACCTTGCACCAAGCGAAGGCTTGCCAAGAAATGTCGCGGCATCGGTAATTGATATGCTTTATCCTCAGGGTAAACTATCGCAAATTCCAATCATCGCCGTTACGGGAACGAATGGAAAAACCACAACTACGCGATTAATTGCTCATATTATAAGGAGCAACGGAAAACGTGTGGGTTACACCACAAGCGATGGTGTTTATGTGCACAATACGATGTTAATGAAGGGCGATACCACTGGCCCTGTTAGTGCTGAGTTCATTTTGAAAGACCCTACGGTTGAATTTGCTGTGTTAGAAACTGCCCGCGGCGGGATTTTGAGAGCGGGTTTGGGCTTTAATGCCTGCGATATTGGCGTGATCACTAACATCCAGGAAGACCATTTGGGTTTGGCCGACATTCACACATTGGATGATTTGACACGGGTTAAAGCGGTGGTAATTGGTGCGGTTAGGCGCAAAGGCTGGGCGGTTTTAAATGCTGATAACGGCTATTGCGTAAAAATTGCAAGAGATGCCAGGTGTAATGTGGCCTATTTTAGCATGGATGAAAACAATCCGGTTATTAAGGAGCATTGCCGCAAAGGTGGAATTGCTGCCATTTACGAAAATGGTTTCATCACCATTAAAACCGGCGATTGGAAGTTGAGAGTGGATAAGGCAACACACATTCCGCTAACTTTTGGAGGCTCGGTAGAATTTATGATCCAGAATGTGCTTGCGGCAACACTGGCGGCTTATTTATGGGGCTACAAACCAGAAGACATTCGTTTATCGCTCGAAACCTTTATTCCTTCGGCTGCGCATACACCGGGTAGGATGAATGTTTTTACGTTTAAAGACTTTAAGGTTTTGGTAGATTTTGCGCACAATCCTGATGGCTTTAACGGCGTGAAATCTTATTTGCAAAGCGTAGAGGCAACGGAGCATGTTGGCATAATTTCGGGAACGGGCGACAGAAGAGATGAAGACATTATTGAAACGGCCAGAATTGCCGCCCAAATGTTCGATAAGATTTATATCTGCCAGGAAAAATATTTGCGAGGGAGAGATCAGCAGGAATTAATTAATTTGCTGGTAACCGGAATCAAGGAAGTAGATCCGGGCAAGGAAATTATCATTAATAACAAGAGCACCGAGTGTTTACAGGATGCAATTACCCATGCCAAAAAGGGATCTTACCTTACCATTTTAAGCAACACGATTGATAATACCATCCAACGGGTAACCGAACATTTAGATAGGGAGCTGGAAGCTTAA
- a CDS encoding cyanophycinase, with protein sequence MIPKGKLIIIGGAINTGSFAETQFGLPENMNFFERGILKRITTESVKDVESRFEIITTASLMPEKVGEEYTKAYAQLDVHNLGVLNITNREEANADENYERIKAAEVIIFTGGDQLRLSSIFGGTKIHQLLLEKYKNESVVIAGTSAGAAASSKNMIYQGSSKDALLKGEVKITGGLGFIDDVIVDTHFVQRGRIGRLLYATASNPGILGIGLGEDTGLFISEGHIMEAIGSGMVILVDGRHMTDTNLTDVEMGQPVSIKNAVVHVMCDGDVYDLADHSLVIHHPKVVPIGS encoded by the coding sequence ATGATTCCGAAAGGTAAACTCATCATCATAGGTGGGGCAATAAATACAGGAAGCTTTGCAGAAACGCAGTTCGGCTTGCCTGAAAATATGAACTTTTTTGAGCGTGGAATTTTAAAGCGGATTACTACCGAATCGGTTAAGGATGTCGAATCTCGCTTCGAGATTATTACCACCGCTTCGCTGATGCCCGAAAAAGTCGGCGAAGAATATACCAAGGCCTATGCGCAGCTCGATGTCCATAATTTAGGGGTACTAAACATTACCAATCGCGAAGAAGCCAATGCCGACGAGAACTACGAACGGATAAAAGCGGCAGAAGTAATTATTTTTACAGGCGGCGATCAATTGCGCCTTTCATCTATTTTTGGGGGAACAAAAATCCATCAACTGTTATTAGAGAAATATAAGAACGAGTCGGTAGTAATAGCCGGAACTTCGGCAGGCGCAGCGGCAAGCTCTAAAAATATGATTTACCAGGGCAGCAGCAAGGATGCCCTTCTTAAAGGTGAAGTGAAGATTACAGGTGGATTAGGATTTATCGACGATGTTATTGTAGATACACACTTTGTACAACGCGGTAGAATTGGGCGTTTGCTATATGCAACGGCGAGCAATCCGGGCATCTTAGGCATCGGTTTGGGTGAAGATACCGGCCTCTTTATTTCTGAGGGCCACATTATGGAAGCCATTGGCTCAGGCATGGTGATTTTAGTGGATGGCCGCCACATGACCGATACCAACCTAACCGACGTCGAAATGGGGCAGCCAGTATCGATAAAAAACGCAGTGGTACACGTAATGTGCGATGGAGACGTTTATGATTTAGCCGATCATAGTTTAGTGATCCATCACCCGAAAGTTGTTCCTATTGGATCTTGA
- a CDS encoding isoaspartyl peptidase/L-asparaginase: protein MPNGKLIIHGGFFSESSTNQETKKAKQDALAHIVTLGHDYLKTHTALETAVYTVALLEDNDLFNAGIGSQIQSDGKIRLSASLMDGKTGKFSGVINVEDVKNPISVAEHLLPYDDRVLSDIGAQDFARKNGFAHFSPVTPQRQAEYEAKLNQQNNKGTVGCVALDTEGNLAAATSTGGKGFEIPCRVSDSATVAGNFANEFAAISCTGVGEDIVSAALAAKIVTRVTDGFSLKDATDKSFDELKAIDGFAGTIGITVDGEIYHCDSHPYMVWASFDVNLQVFS, encoded by the coding sequence ATGCCAAACGGAAAATTAATTATACATGGCGGCTTCTTTAGCGAGTCATCAACCAACCAGGAAACAAAAAAGGCCAAACAAGATGCCTTGGCCCATATTGTTACCCTAGGCCACGATTACCTGAAAACCCACACGGCCTTAGAAACTGCTGTTTATACTGTTGCCTTACTGGAGGATAACGATTTGTTTAACGCCGGCATAGGTTCACAAATTCAAAGCGACGGTAAAATACGGTTAAGCGCCTCGCTAATGGATGGCAAAACCGGAAAATTTAGTGGCGTTATCAACGTTGAAGATGTGAAAAACCCCATTTCGGTTGCCGAACACCTACTTCCGTACGATGATCGCGTTTTAAGTGACATTGGCGCACAAGATTTCGCCCGCAAAAATGGCTTTGCACACTTCAGCCCTGTTACACCGCAGCGCCAGGCAGAATACGAGGCTAAATTAAATCAGCAAAACAATAAGGGAACCGTTGGCTGCGTTGCGCTTGATACCGAAGGAAACCTGGCTGCAGCAACCTCAACCGGCGGAAAGGGTTTTGAAATACCGTGCCGTGTAAGCGACTCGGCCACTGTTGCAGGTAATTTTGCCAATGAATTTGCAGCCATTTCCTGCACCGGAGTTGGCGAAGACATTGTGAGTGCAGCCCTGGCAGCAAAAATTGTGACCCGTGTTACCGACGGCTTTTCGCTTAAAGATGCAACTGATAAATCGTTTGACGAACTAAAGGCTATTGATGGTTTTGCCGGAACAATCGGAATTACTGTGGATGGCGAAATTTATCACTGCGACTCTCACCCCTACATGGTTTGGGCTTCTTTTGATGTTAATTTACAGGTATTTAGCTAA